In Ectothiorhodospira sp. BSL-9, a single window of DNA contains:
- a CDS encoding metal ABC transporter solute-binding protein, Zn/Mn family — MRSLRRVVLCVLFLVAAPLGAHEPPRVVTTFSVLGDLVQRVAGDDAQVKVLTPVGAEVHDWELTPDNFKALERADLVLYNGYMLEQWMGQVRATARRDVPLVAVAEQAGVETHPIVTGDFEGDPDPHLWMDPRKAAAYGHAIARALGDVHPGRAEAFANRAQALESELEVLHEEILEALALIPEDQRLLITSEAAFIYFAHAYDLRHDGVWGTNAETEGSPRQIMRIVDLVRERAPGAVFWESTISDRHVRSVAEDTGVTVAGPLYVDSLGQPGSGAEDYFAMMRHNKMLLREHLGGRQDE, encoded by the coding sequence ATGAGAAGCCTCCGCAGAGTCGTGTTGTGTGTGCTGTTTCTGGTGGCGGCGCCGCTTGGCGCCCATGAGCCCCCTCGCGTGGTGACCACCTTCTCGGTCCTGGGCGACCTGGTCCAGAGGGTGGCCGGTGACGACGCCCAGGTGAAGGTGCTCACACCCGTGGGCGCAGAGGTGCATGACTGGGAGCTCACGCCCGATAACTTCAAGGCCCTGGAGCGAGCTGATCTTGTGTTGTACAACGGCTACATGCTGGAGCAGTGGATGGGGCAGGTGCGCGCCACAGCGCGGCGCGACGTGCCGTTGGTGGCCGTGGCCGAGCAGGCCGGGGTGGAAACCCATCCCATCGTCACCGGTGATTTCGAGGGGGACCCCGACCCCCATCTGTGGATGGACCCCCGCAAGGCCGCCGCCTACGGTCATGCCATTGCCCGGGCCCTGGGGGACGTCCATCCCGGGCGGGCCGAGGCCTTTGCCAACCGTGCCCAGGCCCTGGAGTCGGAGCTTGAGGTCCTCCACGAAGAGATCCTTGAGGCCCTTGCCCTCATCCCCGAGGACCAGCGCCTGCTGATCACCAGCGAGGCGGCGTTCATCTACTTCGCCCACGCATATGATCTGCGTCATGATGGCGTCTGGGGCACCAACGCCGAGACCGAGGGCTCCCCGCGGCAGATCATGCGTATCGTGGATCTGGTGCGTGAACGGGCGCCCGGGGCTGTCTTCTGGGAGAGCACCATCTCGGATCGTCACGTGCGCAGTGTGGCCGAGGACACCGGCGTGACCGTGGCCGGTCCCCTGTACGTGGACTCCCTTGGACAGCCTGGCAGCGGCGCCGAGGATTATTTCGCCATGATGCGCCATAACAAGATGCTGCTCAGGGAGCACCTGGGAGGTCGTCAGGATGAGTGA
- a CDS encoding metal ABC transporter ATP-binding protein has translation MSEVTHPSLPAVEVQHVYAAYDGQAVLEDVHIDLPAGEWTAIIGPNGAGKSTLFRILLGVMKAHRGRVRVLGQAPATQRRAGVMAYMAQQEAVEWDFPISVKDTVLTGRYGHMRGDAFWRRIVPPRWCDPRHWVVVRQALEAVDMLDYADRPIGALSGGQKKRVLLARALAQEARVLLLDEPLAGVDTASERLIMEVLDGERRSGRTVIMVTHDMDSARRYADQVLLLNRQVVGMGAPERMLVDEMLARTAAAGWVRGHEPLVEAS, from the coding sequence ATGAGTGAGGTGACGCACCCATCGCTGCCCGCGGTGGAAGTCCAGCACGTGTATGCGGCCTACGATGGACAGGCGGTGCTGGAGGATGTGCACATCGACCTGCCAGCCGGTGAATGGACGGCCATTATCGGCCCCAATGGCGCGGGCAAGTCGACGCTGTTTCGCATCCTGCTGGGGGTGATGAAGGCGCACCGCGGGCGTGTGCGGGTGCTTGGGCAGGCGCCGGCCACCCAGCGCCGCGCCGGGGTGATGGCCTACATGGCCCAGCAGGAGGCGGTGGAATGGGACTTTCCCATCTCCGTCAAGGATACGGTGCTCACGGGCCGCTATGGTCACATGCGTGGCGATGCCTTCTGGAGGCGCATCGTGCCGCCCCGCTGGTGCGACCCCCGGCACTGGGTGGTGGTACGTCAGGCCCTGGAGGCCGTCGACATGCTGGATTATGCCGACCGGCCCATCGGCGCGCTCTCGGGCGGTCAGAAGAAGCGGGTGCTGCTGGCCCGGGCCCTGGCCCAGGAGGCCAGGGTGTTGCTACTGGACGAGCCCCTGGCCGGGGTGGATACCGCCAGCGAGCGCCTCATCATGGAGGTGCTGGATGGTGAACGCCGTTCGGGGCGCACCGTGATCATGGTCACCCACGACATGGACAGCGCCCGCCGCTACGCCGACCAGGTGCTGCTGCTCAATCGCCAGGTGGTGGGCATGGGCGCCCCCGAACGCATGCTGGTGGATGAGATGCTGGCCCGCACCGCAGCGGCGGGGTGGGTGCGGGGCCATGAGCCCCTGGTGGAGGCATCGTGA
- a CDS encoding metal ABC transporter permease, protein MAWFESLGMALIDALIAGLMLIVGLFPEAVSAPFDYAFMQRALLTSILVGAICGLLSCFVVLKRWSLLGDAISHAVLPGVAIAYLLGWPFFIGAFLAGAVSALGIGALERHTRIKSDAAMGLMFTFAFALGVVIIGKIATNTHLMHILFGNVLGVQYPALMLTLFSGLVALMAVWIFYRSLVLYTFDPMQAQALGFNTSVVHYGLILLLTLTIVASLETVGIILVVAMLITPGATAHLLTDRLTTMMLLSVGTGVLSAVLGLYLSFQFDVASGGAIVLVATALFAVALLAAPRHGLVGRWWRRRRGATAMAP, encoded by the coding sequence ATGGCATGGTTCGAATCCCTGGGCATGGCCCTGATCGACGCATTGATCGCCGGGCTGATGCTGATCGTGGGCCTGTTTCCCGAGGCCGTCTCGGCACCCTTTGACTACGCCTTCATGCAGCGGGCCCTGCTCACCTCCATCCTGGTGGGGGCCATTTGCGGGTTGTTGTCCTGCTTCGTGGTGCTCAAGCGCTGGTCGTTGCTGGGGGATGCCATCTCCCATGCGGTGCTGCCGGGGGTGGCCATCGCCTATCTGCTGGGCTGGCCCTTCTTCATTGGCGCCTTCCTGGCCGGCGCTGTCTCGGCCCTGGGCATTGGCGCCCTGGAGCGGCACACACGCATCAAGTCCGATGCGGCCATGGGCCTGATGTTCACCTTCGCCTTCGCCCTGGGTGTGGTGATTATCGGTAAGATCGCTACCAATACCCACTTGATGCACATCCTTTTCGGGAATGTGCTGGGTGTTCAGTATCCGGCCCTGATGCTCACCCTGTTCTCCGGTCTGGTGGCCCTGATGGCCGTGTGGATCTTCTATCGATCCCTGGTGCTTTACACCTTCGACCCCATGCAGGCCCAGGCCCTGGGGTTCAATACCAGCGTGGTGCATTACGGGCTGATCCTGCTGCTCACCCTCACCATCGTTGCCAGTCTGGAGACGGTGGGCATCATCCTGGTGGTGGCCATGCTCATCACACCGGGGGCCACCGCCCATCTGCTCACCGACCGCCTGACCACAATGATGCTGCTGTCGGTGGGTACCGGTGTGCTCTCGGCGGTGCTGGGGCTGTATCTCTCCTTCCAGTTTGACGTGGCCTCCGGCGGTGCCATCGTGCTGGTGGCCACCGCGCTGTTCGCCGTGGCCCTGCTGGCAGCACCCCGCCACGGCCTGGTGGGTCGCTGGTGGCGCCGGCGTCGAGGGGCGACAGCAATGGCGCCCTGA
- a CDS encoding YjfB family protein gives MDVSAIASLGTQMSQQQTALEVSTAVTKKAIDAEAQAAANLVDAMPDPNAQALPANLGNNINVTA, from the coding sequence ATGGACGTCAGCGCCATTGCCAGTCTTGGCACCCAAATGAGTCAGCAGCAGACCGCCCTGGAGGTGAGCACGGCCGTGACCAAGAAGGCCATCGACGCCGAGGCACAAGCCGCCGCCAACCTGGTGGACGCCATGCCCGACCCCAACGCCCAGGCCCTGCCAGCCAATCTGGGCAACAACATCAATGTAACGGCCTGA
- the pilV gene encoding type IV pilus modification protein PilV: MPTHSTTRPLRPPSAPRRHRGFTLIEALVALLVLSIGLLGLAALQLFSLQSAHSAYQRTVASIMAMDAGERLWLAAASGNPGPASVQGAWRVHWQHDPDAPQRVGLPEAGDSALDCGASGCTVRIQWVDGRFDDEDGRPVFEYALQPPAVSLP, encoded by the coding sequence ATGCCCACCCATTCAACCACCCGCCCCCTGCGTCCCCCCTCGGCACCCCGCCGCCATCGCGGCTTCACCCTCATCGAGGCCCTGGTGGCCCTGCTGGTGCTCTCCATCGGTCTGCTTGGCCTGGCGGCGCTGCAACTGTTCTCCCTGCAAAGCGCTCACTCCGCCTATCAGCGCACCGTGGCCAGCATCATGGCCATGGATGCGGGCGAACGCCTGTGGCTGGCGGCCGCCTCGGGCAATCCGGGGCCGGCATCCGTGCAGGGGGCATGGCGTGTCCACTGGCAACATGATCCGGATGCCCCGCAGCGCGTGGGCCTGCCCGAGGCTGGCGATAGCGCGCTGGACTGCGGTGCCTCGGGTTGCACCGTGCGCATCCAGTGGGTGGATGGGCGATTCGATGACGAGGATGGCAGGCCGGTGTTCGAATATGCATTGCAACCGCCAGCGGTATCGCTGCCATGA
- a CDS encoding PilW family protein: MSAAPVAVRPQHRVRGFSLVELMVAMVIGLILMAGVVQVFLANHTAYREAQRFAQLQETMAFAVDYLARDIRGAESISLNGDELAVVRDRRIDWCGAPPGVHAVSYFIQDDALRCRHGSLHNHELLRGFRPGSTLVAHPLPDAQAPVAVRLGLTLQSGAGQGVPLRDHYLEFHVAMRNRILALGQPPS; this comes from the coding sequence ATGAGCGCGGCCCCGGTTGCAGTGAGGCCACAGCATCGGGTGCGGGGCTTTTCCCTGGTGGAGCTGATGGTTGCCATGGTGATCGGGCTGATCCTGATGGCGGGTGTGGTGCAGGTTTTCCTCGCCAATCACACCGCCTATCGTGAGGCCCAGCGCTTTGCCCAGCTTCAGGAGACCATGGCGTTCGCCGTGGACTATCTGGCTCGTGATATCCGTGGCGCCGAGAGCATCAGTCTCAATGGTGATGAGCTGGCAGTGGTGCGTGATAGGCGCATCGACTGGTGTGGGGCGCCTCCGGGGGTACATGCGGTGAGCTATTTCATCCAGGATGATGCCCTGCGCTGCCGGCATGGGTCACTCCACAACCATGAGCTGCTGCGCGGTTTCCGCCCCGGGTCCACCCTGGTGGCTCACCCCTTGCCGGACGCGCAGGCCCCGGTTGCCGTGCGGCTTGGGCTCACGCTGCAAAGCGGGGCAGGGCAGGGGGTGCCGCTGCGGGATCATTATCTGGAATTTCACGTGGCTATGAGAAACCGGATATTGGCCCTGGGCCAGCCGCCGTCATGA
- a CDS encoding HD-GYP domain-containing protein: MAVIKWTIEVGAVRKGMYVCELDRPWEGTPFPLQGFMVETDDQIQFLRDHCTTVAVDRDKTPDDLLRRVPPSGPLTPSAASRVRKPEHDAPPPDTLYQIADQMVHARSVWRDAQDYITEVMNDVRLGSSVGTLQARQLVRRLAGQVVESPNALLWLTTLRERDHYTCQHSVNVCILSLSFGRFLGMGGEELETLGLGALLHDMGKMRVPLEILNCPRRLTAEEFEQMKAHPVLGYTLLKRDKTLPENVLQTALCHHERMSGQGYPNGHKGDAIPAHARLVAVVDVYDAISSKRVYHDGKSPQEALDIIFRMRGNELDAELVEAFIRCVGIYPVGSLVELTTGQVGVVVGFNTRHRLRPTVMLLLDAEHTPMPAPSLLNLASSAWVSGSTAPAIRAVLEPGSYGIDPHQVVNQVTQSSIGGKRPGPQGNRT, encoded by the coding sequence GTGGCAGTGATCAAATGGACCATTGAGGTGGGGGCGGTGCGCAAAGGGATGTACGTCTGCGAACTGGATCGCCCCTGGGAGGGTACCCCGTTTCCACTCCAGGGATTCATGGTGGAAACCGACGACCAGATCCAGTTTCTCAGGGACCATTGCACTACCGTGGCGGTGGATCGGGATAAGACCCCGGATGACCTGCTCAGGCGCGTGCCCCCTTCCGGACCATTGACTCCTTCTGCCGCCAGCCGCGTTCGCAAGCCGGAGCACGATGCCCCGCCCCCAGACACGCTTTACCAGATCGCAGATCAGATGGTGCATGCCCGTTCGGTGTGGCGGGATGCTCAGGATTACATCACCGAGGTGATGAATGATGTCCGCCTGGGCAGCTCCGTGGGCACCCTGCAGGCGCGCCAGTTAGTCAGGCGGCTGGCAGGGCAGGTGGTGGAAAGTCCGAATGCCCTGCTATGGCTCACCACTCTGCGCGAGCGCGACCATTACACATGCCAGCACAGCGTCAATGTCTGCATCCTGTCCCTGAGCTTCGGGCGTTTTTTGGGGATGGGGGGTGAGGAGTTGGAGACCCTGGGGCTGGGCGCTCTGCTGCATGATATGGGCAAGATGCGTGTTCCGCTGGAGATCCTCAACTGCCCTCGCCGACTGACTGCCGAAGAGTTTGAGCAGATGAAGGCCCACCCCGTCCTGGGTTATACCCTGCTCAAGCGCGACAAGACACTGCCCGAAAACGTGCTGCAGACCGCTCTATGCCATCACGAGCGCATGAGCGGTCAAGGCTATCCCAATGGCCACAAGGGCGATGCCATCCCGGCCCATGCCCGTCTGGTGGCGGTGGTGGACGTCTATGACGCCATCAGCAGCAAACGGGTCTACCACGATGGCAAGAGTCCGCAGGAGGCCCTCGACATCATCTTTCGTATGCGCGGCAACGAGCTGGATGCGGAGTTGGTAGAGGCGTTCATCCGCTGTGTGGGCATCTACCCGGTGGGCAGTCTGGTGGAGTTGACCACCGGCCAGGTGGGGGTCGTCGTGGGTTTCAATACCCGTCATCGCCTCCGGCCCACGGTGATGCTGCTGCTGGACGCAGAGCACACACCGATGCCGGCCCCGAGCCTGCTCAATCTGGCCAGTTCTGCCTGGGTGTCGGGCTCCACCGCGCCGGCCATACGCGCGGTGCTGGAGCCTGGAAGTTACGGTATCGATCCGCACCAGGTCGTCAATCAGGTTACTCAGAGTTCCATTGGGGGAAAAAGGCCTGGCCCGCAGGGCAATCGCACATAA
- a CDS encoding ISAs1 family transposase, whose protein sequence is MSQLPSLFDIFTCVTDPRDPRRVEHPLPDVLTTAVCGVLVGADTFEEIALWAQEKEAWLRQYVNLPNGIPSHDTFARLFGLIDTQQFEAAFRRWVAEVLPGLSPQVVALDGKTSRRSAKTGEAPLHLVSAFAADAGVILGQHATATKSNEKTAIPDLLATLALEGCIVTIDAMGTQPSIAQAIRDQQADYVLAVKRNQPQLWEAMDDFFALFQSAPTDKTPHQVSEDIDKGHGRQETRRCYVFDALACLPNPGRWPDMKSFAVIEASREVNGKATQERRCYISSLPPDAPVLARTIRQHWCVENQVHWCLDVTFADDQMRARTAHAGHNLAILKRLTLNLIRLDPLPRKGSLKTKRIIAATSDEYRAHLLGLK, encoded by the coding sequence ATGTCCCAGCTCCCCTCGCTTTTCGATATCTTTACCTGTGTCACGGACCCGCGAGATCCTCGCCGGGTCGAGCATCCGCTGCCTGATGTCCTGACCACCGCCGTCTGCGGCGTTTTGGTCGGTGCCGACACCTTTGAAGAAATCGCGCTATGGGCTCAGGAGAAAGAGGCCTGGCTCCGGCAGTACGTGAACTTGCCCAACGGCATCCCCTCGCATGACACCTTTGCTCGCCTCTTCGGCCTGATCGACACTCAGCAGTTCGAAGCCGCCTTCCGGCGCTGGGTAGCCGAGGTGCTACCCGGGCTTTCGCCTCAGGTCGTGGCGCTGGACGGCAAGACGAGCCGCCGATCGGCGAAGACCGGTGAGGCACCGCTCCATCTGGTCAGCGCCTTTGCTGCTGACGCCGGCGTCATCCTGGGGCAGCACGCCACAGCCACCAAATCCAACGAGAAGACGGCGATCCCCGACCTACTGGCGACGCTGGCCTTGGAAGGCTGCATTGTGACGATCGATGCGATGGGCACGCAGCCTTCGATCGCGCAGGCCATACGCGACCAGCAGGCGGACTATGTCCTGGCCGTCAAACGGAACCAGCCTCAGTTATGGGAGGCCATGGATGACTTCTTCGCCCTGTTTCAGTCAGCCCCGACCGACAAGACGCCCCATCAGGTCAGCGAAGACATCGACAAGGGCCATGGACGGCAGGAAACACGCCGCTGCTATGTGTTTGATGCCCTGGCGTGCTTACCCAATCCGGGACGCTGGCCTGACATGAAGAGCTTTGCCGTGATCGAAGCCTCGCGCGAGGTGAACGGCAAGGCGACCCAGGAGCGCCGGTGCTATATCAGCAGTTTGCCCCCCGATGCGCCGGTCTTGGCACGAACGATCCGCCAGCACTGGTGCGTCGAGAACCAGGTGCACTGGTGCCTGGACGTCACGTTTGCGGATGATCAGATGAGGGCCCGTACGGCCCACGCTGGGCATAACCTGGCCATCCTCAAGCGCTTGACGTTGAATCTGATCCGTCTGGATCCCTTGCCTCGCAAGGGCAGCCTCAAGACCAAGCGGATCATCGCGGCAACATCTGACGAGTACCGTGCTCACTTGCTCGGCCTCAAATGA
- a CDS encoding YicC/YloC family endoribonuclease — MLFSMTGFARCESSGEYGSLVWELRSVNHRYLEISPRLPEELRGLEGKVRERIQARLGRGKVECNLRFRRGAADQDSIELNDELAKEVISTVVRVEHWMMNAARMTAMDILRWPGVVIEPEQDLQPVMTATLDLLDEALTTLVENRGREGAHIKALLQARCDAIAEQVARVRERRPRVVEALRERVRSRIQELGTDLDPGRLEQELALQAQKLDVAEELDRLEGHVKEIQAVLERREPVGRRLDFLMQELNREANTLSSKSNDMETTQAAVELKVLIEQMREQIQNLE, encoded by the coding sequence ATGTTATTCAGCATGACCGGCTTCGCACGATGCGAATCTTCGGGCGAATACGGTTCGCTTGTCTGGGAATTGCGCAGCGTCAACCATCGTTATCTTGAGATCTCTCCGCGGCTGCCAGAGGAACTTCGTGGCCTGGAGGGCAAGGTGCGCGAACGCATCCAGGCCCGGCTGGGGCGTGGCAAGGTGGAGTGCAACCTGCGGTTTCGTCGCGGCGCGGCCGACCAGGACAGCATCGAGCTCAACGACGAACTGGCCAAGGAGGTGATCAGCACGGTCGTGCGCGTGGAACACTGGATGATGAACGCGGCGCGCATGACGGCCATGGACATCCTGCGCTGGCCTGGTGTGGTGATCGAGCCGGAGCAGGATCTGCAACCGGTCATGACGGCCACCCTGGACTTGCTGGATGAGGCCCTGACCACCCTGGTGGAGAACCGGGGCCGCGAGGGGGCCCACATCAAGGCGCTGCTCCAGGCCCGCTGCGACGCCATTGCCGAGCAGGTGGCCCGGGTGCGCGAACGGCGACCCCGGGTGGTGGAGGCCCTGCGCGAACGGGTTCGCAGCCGTATTCAGGAACTGGGCACCGATCTTGATCCAGGCCGACTGGAGCAGGAACTGGCCCTGCAGGCCCAGAAGCTGGATGTGGCCGAGGAGCTGGACCGCCTGGAGGGTCATGTGAAGGAGATCCAGGCCGTTCTGGAGCGCCGCGAGCCGGTGGGTCGACGCCTGGATTTTCTCATGCAGGAACTCAACCGCGAGGCCAACACCCTGAGTTCCAAGTCCAACGACATGGAAACCACCCAGGCCGCCGTGGAGCTGAAGGTGCTCATCGAACAGATGCGCGAGCAGATCCAGAACCTGGAATAG
- a CDS encoding DUF2835 domain-containing protein, whose product MHRYHFRLDIPRDEFLRYYSGSAASVVAWSQEGRTVRFPASALRPHVTHDGVRGRFRLTVDDQFRLQSLERIGSG is encoded by the coding sequence GTGCACCGTTATCACTTCCGACTGGACATCCCCCGCGACGAATTCCTGCGCTACTACTCCGGGTCGGCGGCCTCCGTGGTGGCCTGGTCCCAGGAGGGTCGCACGGTTCGATTTCCGGCCTCAGCCCTGCGCCCGCACGTGACCCATGATGGCGTGCGCGGGCGGTTTCGCCTGACGGTGGACGACCAGTTCCGGCTGCAGTCCCTGGAGCGTATCGGTTCCGGATGA
- a CDS encoding Hsp20/alpha crystallin family protein — MLTTRYEPWSLLNQLSRELDRLNPAMAGGEEAAATSDWVPAVDIREEKDAYVLHADVPGVDPKDIEVHMENGVLTIRGERKAESAEEREGYKRVERIRGSFYRRFSLPDTADAERISARSANGVLEVRIPKQEKVQPRRIAVEG; from the coding sequence ATGTTGACGACCCGTTATGAACCCTGGAGCCTGTTGAATCAGCTGTCCCGGGAACTGGATCGCCTGAACCCGGCCATGGCCGGTGGCGAAGAGGCCGCGGCCACCAGCGACTGGGTGCCGGCGGTGGATATCCGGGAGGAGAAGGACGCCTATGTGCTGCACGCGGACGTGCCCGGCGTGGACCCCAAGGACATTGAGGTCCATATGGAAAACGGCGTGCTGACCATTCGTGGTGAGCGCAAGGCCGAAAGCGCCGAAGAGCGTGAAGGGTACAAGCGCGTGGAACGCATCCGCGGCAGCTTCTATCGTCGCTTCTCCCTGCCCGACACGGCAGACGCCGAGCGCATCAGCGCCCGCAGCGCCAACGGTGTGCTGGAGGTGCGCATTCCCAAGCAGGAAAAGGTGCAGCCCCGGCGCATCGCCGTGGAAGGATAA
- a CDS encoding DnaJ C-terminal domain-containing protein has product MEYKDYYKVLGVDRSASQDDLKKAYRRLARKYHPDVSKEANAEDRFKEVNEAYEVLGDAEKRKAYDQLGSNWRSGEDFRPPPDWDAWFGGGAGGPQPGGFRDAGPQAGFSESDFSDFFETLFGGSARRTRGHRTQRGFASRGQDQNARIQLDLEQAFRGGSVPVRIGERSLQVKIPAGVTEGKRIRLSGQGAQGVGGGDAGDLYLEVRIRPHRHFRLEGRDIHLDLPITPWEAALGATVSVPTLEGRVDMKVPAGSRSGGKLRLKGRGMPGSPPGDQYLILQIVTPPADSDKARELYERMQKEMPFNPREHLPGMMGAG; this is encoded by the coding sequence ATGGAATACAAAGACTACTACAAGGTGCTGGGGGTGGATCGATCCGCCTCCCAGGACGACCTGAAGAAGGCCTATCGTCGGCTTGCGCGCAAATACCATCCCGATGTGAGCAAGGAGGCCAATGCCGAGGACCGCTTCAAGGAGGTGAACGAAGCATATGAGGTCCTGGGTGATGCAGAAAAGCGCAAGGCCTATGATCAGTTGGGCAGCAACTGGCGCTCGGGCGAGGACTTTCGTCCACCGCCGGACTGGGATGCCTGGTTCGGCGGCGGTGCGGGTGGCCCCCAGCCGGGCGGCTTCCGTGATGCCGGCCCCCAGGCAGGTTTCAGTGAGAGCGACTTCTCCGACTTCTTCGAGACCCTGTTCGGCGGCAGCGCCCGGCGCACCCGTGGGCATCGCACCCAGCGGGGTTTTGCCAGTCGTGGCCAGGACCAGAACGCCCGCATCCAGCTGGACCTGGAACAGGCTTTTCGCGGTGGCTCCGTGCCGGTTCGGATTGGTGAGCGCAGCCTTCAGGTGAAGATCCCCGCCGGGGTCACCGAGGGCAAACGCATTCGCCTGTCCGGTCAGGGCGCCCAGGGTGTGGGTGGGGGCGACGCCGGCGACCTGTATCTGGAAGTGCGCATCCGCCCCCATCGGCATTTTCGCCTGGAGGGCCGCGACATCCATCTGGACCTGCCCATCACCCCCTGGGAGGCGGCGCTGGGTGCCACGGTGAGCGTGCCCACCCTGGAGGGGCGGGTGGACATGAAGGTGCCAGCCGGCTCCCGATCGGGGGGCAAGCTGCGCCTCAAGGGCCGCGGCATGCCCGGCTCACCCCCGGGTGACCAGTACCTGATACTGCAGATCGTCACGCCCCCGGCCGACTCGGACAAGGCCCGGGAGCTCTATGAGCGCATGCAGAAGGAGATGCCGTTCAACCCGAGGGAACATCTGCCGGGGATGATGGGGGCAGGCTAA
- a CDS encoding molybdenum cofactor biosynthesis protein MoaE, producing MAVVLHSEPLEPFNLVNEHERSLAPGSFGACALFVGTMRDFNDGDVVTAMTLEHYPGMTERELALIEDEARTRWPVQGSLIGHRVGRVEPGQPIVVVAVWSAHRQAAFDACRFLMEALKERATFWKREELQDGRRRWVSPSPQPLSPEGRGA from the coding sequence ATGGCTGTCGTGCTGCACAGCGAACCACTGGAGCCGTTCAATCTGGTGAATGAGCATGAACGTAGCCTGGCCCCTGGGAGTTTCGGGGCCTGCGCGCTGTTTGTGGGCACCATGCGGGATTTCAACGACGGGGATGTGGTGACGGCCATGACCCTGGAGCATTACCCGGGGATGACCGAGCGTGAGCTTGCGCTCATCGAGGATGAGGCCCGCACCCGATGGCCTGTTCAGGGTTCCCTGATCGGTCATCGGGTGGGCCGGGTCGAACCGGGGCAGCCCATCGTGGTGGTGGCGGTGTGGTCGGCCCATCGTCAGGCGGCCTTTGATGCCTGCCGGTTTCTGATGGAGGCGCTCAAGGAGCGGGCCACATTCTGGAAGCGGGAGGAGCTGCAGGATGGGCGCCGGCGGTGGGTGTCGCCCTCGCCCCAACCCCTCTCCCCGGAGGGGAGAGGGGCTTAG
- a CDS encoding MoaD/ThiS family protein, which produces MSITVRYFASLREQLGASEASVPAEGIRCVADAWRRAQPDRDLPPRVLAAVNHAHASLEDPVTDGDEVAFFPPVTGG; this is translated from the coding sequence ATGTCCATTACCGTTCGTTACTTTGCCAGTCTGAGGGAGCAGTTGGGTGCATCTGAGGCCTCGGTGCCTGCTGAGGGGATTCGCTGCGTGGCGGATGCGTGGCGACGTGCCCAACCCGATCGCGACCTGCCGCCCCGTGTGCTGGCAGCCGTGAACCATGCCCATGCCTCGCTTGAGGATCCGGTGACGGACGGCGACGAGGTGGCCTTTTTTCCGCCGGTGACGGGAGGTTGA
- the moaC gene encoding cyclic pyranopterin monophosphate synthase MoaC → MNDLTHFNAAGQAHMVDVGHKPPTRRVAVAEGRIRLQASTLERIRQGDHKKGDVLGIARVAAIMASKRTADLIPLCHPIALSRVQVDLEPVDEPPAVYCRVTAETTGPTGVEMEALTAVQVALLTLYDMCKAVDRGMVMEGIGLVSKSGGQSGDWQRT, encoded by the coding sequence ATGAACGATCTCACACATTTCAACGCCGCCGGCCAGGCCCACATGGTGGATGTGGGCCACAAGCCACCCACCCGCCGCGTGGCCGTGGCTGAAGGGCGCATCCGCCTGCAGGCATCCACTCTGGAAAGAATCCGCCAGGGTGACCACAAGAAGGGAGATGTGCTGGGCATTGCCCGGGTGGCCGCCATCATGGCCAGCAAGCGGACCGCCGACCTGATCCCCCTGTGCCACCCCATCGCCCTGAGTCGGGTGCAGGTGGATCTGGAGCCTGTGGATGAGCCGCCCGCCGTGTACTGTCGCGTGACTGCCGAGACCACCGGCCCCACCGGTGTGGAGATGGAGGCCCTCACCGCCGTGCAGGTGGCCCTGCTCACCCTCTACGACATGTGCAAGGCGGTGGATCGGGGGATGGTCATGGAAGGGATCGGCCTGGTCAGCAAGTCGGG